The Pelobates fuscus isolate aPelFus1 chromosome 2, aPelFus1.pri, whole genome shotgun sequence genome has a segment encoding these proteins:
- the FYTTD1 gene encoding UAP56-interacting factor isoform X2 has translation MVPHKASLPETMDKIDMSLDDIIKLNKQEQKRTFNGRSQFSPYPQFKNWGRFGARHYSVAGSNVRAPGLKRRPYGVKTGLAVRKMASWNGFSSMSRLPLGVRNSSGHPLPFRRRMNYLSPPDFENKPVSSLQSNYTQTNTFRSGFRMNHQRESRQATFFFRRGLKVQTQMDRDQHIDLQDINSTHPWRTSMSSGGILTVSIDNPTAAPLPISSLGTRTPRPQLPFLLKKEGAEAKIPKGVPLDFDINSVAKQTGITLNERFKILKEQRLSQTLGKGSRFVTVG, from the exons ATGGTGCCACACAAAGCCAGCCTGCCCGAGACCATGGACAAGATCGACATGTCCCTGG ATGATATCATCAAACTGAACAAGCAGGAGCAAAAGAGAACCTTTAATGGAAGATCACAGTTCAGTCCTTACCCGCAGTTTAAAAACTGGGGTAGATTCGGAGCTCGGCATTATTCAG TGGCTGGCAGCAACGTTAGGGCTCCTGGTTTGAAGCGACGACCATATGGCGTCAAAACCGGACTGGCAGTAAGAAAGATGGCGTCTTGGAATGGTTTCAGCTCCATGAGTCGCCTTCCACTCGGTGTGAGG aatTCATCGGGTCACCCGCTGCCATTTAGAAGGAGAATGAATTATTTAAGTCCGCCAGACTTCGAGAATAAACCTGTATCTTCTCTACAAAG CAATTATACCCAAACTAACACTTTTAGAAGTGGATTCAGAATGAACCATCAAAGAGAAAGTCGACAGGCCACATTCTTCTTCAGACGAGGATTGAAG GTCCAAACTCAGATGGACAGGGATCAGCATATAGACTTGCAAGATATAAACAGTACACACCC ATGGAGAACATCTATGAGCAGTGGAGGAATTCTCACTGTGTCTATTGATAACCCAACAGCTGCACCATTACCTAT AAGCTCTTTGGGAACAAGGACGCCTCGACCGCAGCTCCCTTTCCTGTTGAAAAAGGAAGGCGCAGAAGCAAAAATTCCCAAAGGTGTTCCTCTAGATTTTGATATAAACAGTGTTGCAaaacag ACTGGAATAACATTAAATGAACGCTTTAAGATCCTGAAGGAGCAAAGATTATCACAGACGCTCGGCAAAGGCAGCAGATTTGTCACCGTGGGATGA
- the FYTTD1 gene encoding UAP56-interacting factor isoform X1, whose amino-acid sequence MVPHKASLPETMDKIDMSLDDIIKLNKQEQKRTFNGRSQFSPYPQFKNWGRFGARHYSVAGSNVRAPGLKRRPYGVKTGLAVRKMASWNGFSSMSRLPLGVRNSSGHPLPFRRRMNYLSPPDFENKPVSSLQRYYYSSNYTQTNTFRSGFRMNHQRESRQATFFFRRGLKVQTQMDRDQHIDLQDINSTHPWRTSMSSGGILTVSIDNPTAAPLPISSLGTRTPRPQLPFLLKKEGAEAKIPKGVPLDFDINSVAKQTGITLNERFKILKEQRLSQTLGKGSRFVTVG is encoded by the exons ATGGTGCCACACAAAGCCAGCCTGCCCGAGACCATGGACAAGATCGACATGTCCCTGG ATGATATCATCAAACTGAACAAGCAGGAGCAAAAGAGAACCTTTAATGGAAGATCACAGTTCAGTCCTTACCCGCAGTTTAAAAACTGGGGTAGATTCGGAGCTCGGCATTATTCAG TGGCTGGCAGCAACGTTAGGGCTCCTGGTTTGAAGCGACGACCATATGGCGTCAAAACCGGACTGGCAGTAAGAAAGATGGCGTCTTGGAATGGTTTCAGCTCCATGAGTCGCCTTCCACTCGGTGTGAGG aatTCATCGGGTCACCCGCTGCCATTTAGAAGGAGAATGAATTATTTAAGTCCGCCAGACTTCGAGAATAAACCTGTATCTTCTCTACAAAGGTATTACTATAGTAG CAATTATACCCAAACTAACACTTTTAGAAGTGGATTCAGAATGAACCATCAAAGAGAAAGTCGACAGGCCACATTCTTCTTCAGACGAGGATTGAAG GTCCAAACTCAGATGGACAGGGATCAGCATATAGACTTGCAAGATATAAACAGTACACACCC ATGGAGAACATCTATGAGCAGTGGAGGAATTCTCACTGTGTCTATTGATAACCCAACAGCTGCACCATTACCTAT AAGCTCTTTGGGAACAAGGACGCCTCGACCGCAGCTCCCTTTCCTGTTGAAAAAGGAAGGCGCAGAAGCAAAAATTCCCAAAGGTGTTCCTCTAGATTTTGATATAAACAGTGTTGCAaaacag ACTGGAATAACATTAAATGAACGCTTTAAGATCCTGAAGGAGCAAAGATTATCACAGACGCTCGGCAAAGGCAGCAGATTTGTCACCGTGGGATGA